Below is a genomic region from Alosa alosa isolate M-15738 ecotype Scorff River chromosome 24, AALO_Geno_1.1, whole genome shotgun sequence.
GAGGGCATGGTCATCGGCCTCCTCCCTGATATGGAAGTGAACTATGACGGGCTCAGGCTCCTGGACTGCTGGAAGTCCCTCTGTCTGGGTTTCAGATGATGGGTCGCACTCGGGGGTTGTATTGGAGTCTGTGCCAAGGCTCTGGTTGTTCTTCTGGTTCTTCTTCTCTGAGGAGCTTTTGTCTGCTTTGGCTTTCCTGGAGCTTCGTCTGCTCCATCGACTCGGTTTTCTTCGCAGGAGAGTGGTTGTCCCATCATCTTCCATCATGCCTTGGTTGAAGTCGAAAACACCAGGCTCCTTTTTCATTCGATTCTGTTCACATGACTTCTCAAGCATCCCAACTCCTGTGGTCATTccttgttgttgtgttgtctcTGGTGTGGCCCCATCACACTGTTCAACCTCTGTCTCCTCTAGGCGTCCGTAGAATCCACTTGCCTTGTCAAGAAATGAGGGGGATGAAGAAATGTTGGTCTTCTTTGATTTGTTGCCAGTCATGGTGTCTTCTTTGTCTTAGATACattaaagaaaaatataaaaacatgatAAGTTCCTTTGAGCAGAATGTTTGCAACATATATTGTCATCATTAATTAATGACTTAAACACATTAAACTCACAGCTTTAGTAAGTACTCAATCAGATGTACTattaaacatactgtacattatacCTTTCAAACGTGTTTTAGCTAAAGATAAGTATGACCGTGAATTATTAAAAGAATGAAGAACATTTATGAAGACATCATTTACCTGATGTGTCGTCCTCTGGTCCTGGTGTGACTGTGGTCTTTCCTGAGTCTGTGCTGTCACCTTAACTCttgtgtgcacgcacacgcgcatacaccctgccataaaagtgtgtgtctgaacgTGTCGTGTCTCCCCTCTCCGATAAGCCAAAGCCTCTGTGTTGTTATCATGACCACAAGAATTTTCCTTATCTTTCAATTCAGAGAAGCATTTATCTGTGATTTCTTTTGCCCaaacaaaatatatacatatacatatatacacagaaGTGATGAGCCATGTCTGTTCCCATGTTTGAACGATACTTTTTGAAATTTTTCCTGAGTGTCACTAAGTTTCATTCACACAGTTCTACCTCACTCAAACCACAAATGCAGTTAAAATTCTGTTTAAATGTAATAAAATGCAGAGCACTAAAAGCTAGGGTGACCCAGAGTGACGAGGGtttttcagaatcagaataattATTTACTACAAACTAAAGAACAGTCAGGTACAAAGGCCAAGGGGTGTCATAttagtacattttttttttttttgagagtgCCCCAAACTAGTTTTGATAGCAATCAAGAACACTGCGAGAAGGTCCTCCTGTTGTTAGAAAACACATATAATATGGTGGCTGTGTAAAGttaaaaaaagataataaaaaaacataggACCCTGATACACTTTgttcaaacaaaaatgtatttagAGTTATGCCCATGTATTTTACAAAATAAAGACATTATACTGTACACATTACATTATTCTTATACATTATGTTCTACTTTAAGGCAAAGGAAGGCAAAAATGACAAACATGACGATGAAATGGTGCAGAATCGGTAGAATCCACAGCCTAGTGCTGCCAGACTGCATCTTAGCTCTGGCTTCAGCGGAGTTACAGTCATGCAACTCAATAAAGATGTCAAGCTCCAGCTTCCTGGCTGGCCAATCAGCTAGTTTAGAAGTATAGACGGTAACCGTGTAATGACCCATATCAATAAcatgaaaatagaaaaaaaagaagatcaAGGCTCATTCAAAATACCCCGAATCCAGATTACCCCCAATGGGGTATATCTAGACATCAATGTAACAGGAGTTTGGAATTGCTTACTATACAAACAGCACAGTAAAACAACATGTGCTGATTAACACTGTACAAGTACTTCCAGTTTACTTTCCACATACCTACAAAATACCTAGACTTTTTTTTATGGCTTACACAATAGCAACACGCTACAAACATATACATTCACAAGCAAAACATTCAGACTTAAATATATATGTCTATAGTTTTCCATAATAAATAATGTCCCATGAACCATTAGTCTTGCATTTTACAGTATTGACACAGAATGGAGCAGGGTTGATTTCCAAGACAGAAACCAAAGTTATATAGACAATGCTTAAATTATAGTTTTGGATCCAATTGGATTCCAATTTCCAGGAACAggacttaaaggttgtatcagcgatttcaggccccgaaaaaggcccaaacataaatgatcacattcatctaatcgatccgctagctgtctgccccataagcaggccgtcaaaaaaaaatgcatctctgtaggcagcctaggctccgagatctgtacacaaaaacaattgcttccaaaaagggttggcaacccgctcaaaggcaaaataaagtgtttcatccaataaccgacgagatgcgcgtttaggagagtattaattgcacaggagggagggggaggaagtagcgagctagctctctattttatttgaacatcaacagaagtgacgtatccccgctttcgctgatacaacctttaactatGATTTTGAGGGGAATGCCTCTGTATTAGTGACATTTTCTTATATGCATCTGCAACTACAGGACTTGATAAAAACACTATAACCTGTTTGGCATAATAACATGCGagttcttgttcttgttcttgttccCCAGCATGCATTCATGATCATTCCTCCTCCTTAGGGCTCACACTGGGCACGGTTCACTTGTACCGTGACGGAGTACGGTTCTCTCCCGTTCTTAGTCCGCACTCACACTGCATACTATCAAACTGTACCCAGGCACGGTCAAGCTGctgtgctctagaatctttgcataGGCGCGTCCAGTCACAAGTCCAACCGTACCAGGTACGGTACGGAGCGATCACAGTGGTCAAACGAACCAAACTTTGGCGGTCAAACGTACTCGGGCACAGTACGGATAGCGTAGTGTGAGTACGCCTTAAGTGTTCCACCACGTGGCCATCTGCAGTAGTGGCTGGATGAGAGAGGGCAGGAATGTGATGGCACATGAAGAGCTACAGGAGCATTTTACACTTCCACATTAGGATCAGAGCCCAAACCCTGCTTCTGCAATGCATCTTCCCTCTTCATCTTTGGCTTTTCGGTGCGAGTATGCCACACCAGAATCTAAacacaaaatatttatttagtGTCGTGACCATACTGAGGATATCAGAAGATTGTTTTAGAAACACATCAAATCTTAACACCAAGATTGTTAGTAGTGTCaaacatcaaaatcatgtcactCCACAATTTAACGCTCCACAGCAGCAAAGAGGCCAATGAGATTCACCTTAGTGCACATATCTGCTTTTGGCTCGAGCTCCTCCATCGTAATTATTCCCTGCAGGAAGCTACTCTCCAGGAAGCCCATCTGAGCATCCCCATCAAACACGGCATCAGGATTGGTCAGAACAAGGTGCAAAGACACAGCAAAGCCAGCCATGTCAATTGGGAATGGACGATTGGGGCGCCAGCCGGTGTGAAAGCGGATGACCTTTCCACCATCCACTACCGGACTCTCGAAGCGCATTCCGCCCACTAAGCCGACGGGCCAGACGGACACACCTTGAGTGTACCGCATCTGAAGAGCAAAgcaaaatagacacacacacacacacagacagacagacagacagacagacaatgaGGGAAAGAGTGTTTGTacagttagtttttttttaaataatattttaaacatAAACTTAAAATGATTGACAAACATCCAAATAATGTACATGCAAGTAATTATATTTCAATTTCTTACTTTCaaataacaataggcctacatttaaggTTATGTGGTGGTAAAAGTACTTATGCATTATAACTGTATGCTTTGCAGGAGAGTAGCAGAAGAAGCCATTCCAGTGGCCTTATTTGTCCTTTGTTCCTATTTGGCAGTAATTCATTTGAGGGCAGCTATGGTTTACAGTACAGGAGAATTTTCACATGTTTACATGCCTTACTGTGCTGTAACATTCTGGTAATGAAATCTGTGTATTCTACCCGTAGATTTCATATCAAAGTCAGCCTTCTCACCACTGTCACATCTTTGGCACCTGGTCCCCTCAAAGCAATGACAACAAACACACTACTGGCTTACACATCTGGCATCAAGTAAAATCAAGGTTCACCTCTTCAAACAACTTCAGACTGTATGTGTTGTCATCGTCCGCAAAGTACACCACTGCGTTCTCCACAGCAGCTCCGtgctgccccctgctggccGAGCCCATCTCCCTGAGCCAGCGCAGGCCCTCGTTCCTCTGCTCTGCACCACGTGGCTTCAGCCAGCTGGGGTCACCCTCCTGAAGCTTCCTGTCCTTGGGGGTGAGGATGTGGAGCTGTGTGTAGGTCAGGCCAGACTCGGCGAGCAGGTTGCGCACCAGCGCCGTGGGCTGGTCCGCGTCCTCCACCACGACCCAGTGGAGCTGAGGCACGTGCAGGAATGTCTGTGAGAGGCGCATCAGCTCCGCCTTCTGCACCAACCTGACAGGTTGACAGGGACAAAAGAGGCAGAGCATTTGGTGACACGTAAAACTGATAGCTTCCGAATCCGTAAACTTACAAATTACAACTGCACACATCAGGGGGGTATTCCCAATACATGGTTTAAGTGGCAGACCTGGGTGAGATGTTTCAGAATAAGTGATAAACCTCCCAATAGAGGGGTCCTACAGCTTCATTCTTCTAGCAGAACAAAACCATAGGGATAAGAGGTTCACCACGTACTCGGAGTTGGGCCTTAGTTACCCAGGTTATCACTAAACCAAGTACTTCGAATACCCAGCTGGGGGAGCTGGAAACATCAGTTGAAACTGATGGTTTCCTGTGGTTCCAACTGTGTGTTACTACTGTCTGAACGTCTTTTGTAATCTAATAGGAACTGTTTCAACAGCAGTGGGAATATTTTGCCCTCTTACCCGCTTAGTTGAGTTGACCATAACGGCAAAAGTCAAATACAAATGCAAAATGTTAACAGTGAAGTGATTCAACAAATACCATTTAAAAAACGTTACCTGGCATAAGTGGGCGTTATGACATAAATGGTGGGAAGATGGGTCTTCTTGGGAGCTTTAGTAGTGTCAGATCTCTTCACCTCTTCTTGCAATTTTTGCAAATCGCCCCGCAATCGCGAAATTGTTCTATCTTTAATAATGTCATGTTCTGTGCAGTCGCAGCGTTGGCCTGAAATAGATTTGGGCAGCACAGCACTCACATTAATACTACACGATCGACGAATCCTGACAGATGACAATGatttgcattttaaaataatagaTAATACAATTACAAAGTACTGTCAGTTGTAAGTTATCACAATGAATTAAAGCATGTTGATTTAGGACTGTCCTGCTTTACCTAGTTGCATCAAGGCATAGACAAGCCCCAGCAAAGAGACCATGAAGTAAAGCACAAACACGGTCTTCAGCTTCAGCTTCAGCCTCATCTTCAAAGCCGTCTAACCTACGAGAACATTCGGAACAAAAAAGCAATTGCGTGTTAGCCCCCAGGTCAAGAACCTAGTTAAATAACCAGGATAATAAATTAGCCAGCTAATTGCAGATAGCCAACAGTGATCATAGACCGTCAAGACATTTTGTCAATCTCAGCTTACCTGTGTGATAAAGTCAGATGAAACTGCGTCAGTAAATCATATTTTCCATTTATTCGATAAGATCGCTCACACCACAGGAATATTTTACTAATTGCAAATAAGATAGCCAAAAGTCATTCATTTATATTACGTAAAGTTACAAACATTTTGTCTACCAACAACTTCCGCTATTGTGGTGCACCAACGTAGTATCCCGTCTTATCATTTTGGCTACCTACATTGGTTCCGCTGTGAGGGGTCTGCCGTTATGGGTTAACGGGGTCCACATGCATACCGAATGCATTATGCATGGGCAGCAAAGTCATGAGCAGGGTTGGAGATGTCAAAACCCATTTAAGTTCACATCTTGAGGGAATAAACTTTCAGAAAATATCTGGTTTAGGTGGTTGAGTCAGTTTTCCCTAAATGCCACAGCCCAAAAGGTATTATCATACACCCAATTAACTATACCCAATGTGTTAAGCATGGGCAGCAtactaatgaggagggtgggacatgtctcatatgatgttagatcacatcctgagggTATAAGCTTTCAAAAGATatatggtttatatagttaaatcaGTTTTTTCCTTCACGGTACAGaccaaaatgtattttgtacaCTTTCTCACCTAAATCCATAAaatcccattcatttcaatgggaaatgtagcctacttaagAGGCTGTAGAAATCTTCAGTTGTGAGTCTGGAAAGTCCATCACACATTTTTGTCATATGGGGGCAtagacaaacaaaataaaacaggtTGTTTGGCTTGGTGCCCTTTTATGGCACCGACTTCTCCGCTTTATGTAAGCAATGGGCAATTTCATCTCTCATATCTCTTCAAATCTGTATTTTTCCATCAGAAAGTGGTCTACCAGGTACAGTGGGAATGAGTTCATTTCTTGTTAACATGATTTTTCCCCATGACATCAAACCAACTGTGAAACATAGACACCAATGCCTCACATTTCCCACTAAGCTTGGTTTTCaaatatactgtagcctaccttttgccattcttttttctAGATTTCCCCCCAAAATATAAATCCATTATTCTCCCTGACCAGGAGCATCTTGTGACATCAAACCAACTGTGCAACATAGACATGTTCCACTCATGCCACAAGGCCTtggcctgggaatacccatacaaACCTTTTTTGGGATTTGGGATTTGCTAACTCTCAATCTAGAAGGAACTGGTGTCAGTGAGGCTAACAAGGTCTGGTATACACAATTTTAAAGCTGTTTAAAGAACATGACATTATTTAAAGATAGAACAATTTCCTGATTGAAGGGCGATTTGCACATATTGCAAGTAGAGGTGAAGAGATCTGACACTACTAAAGCTACCAGTTGAACCCACCACTTCATACCAACTGTGCAACATATATTAACATGAAAATTATTAATCTCTAAAGTGCTTAACTCTGGATTTATAGCTTGACATAAATCCCTATGTATCATAGGGTCTGGTGTAGTTCATTTGTCGAAGATCCCATGACACCAAACTCTGTAGAAGCTAATTACAGtgaatgaaaatgcactgtactgttcttccaagtcttcttattacagtgcatgaaaatgcactgtactgttcttcctaggcttcttattcttagcTTTactattcttcttctaacgcagttaatgcagcttcaaccgtttaacgtagaaacttcattcaaactatgttacataGGTCTCACTTatgacatgtgggctttgtatttttcatctttgtaacttactttttaaactattaattaaaaactactcaaaacttaacattgggctgatgacatcacaatgggctaattaacttgatttgcacctgtatcaacttccagctgctcaactaagccccatcaaagagccagttaaactgattgattgattgattaaactattaattaaaaactattactatcacagcaattagaaccttgtgccaggtggccaggccacctgcatcaactgtcagtttctcaggctttaagcatacagtctcattctcttaagactacacatcctgttcaactgtttcaactgttcagtcattcagactatattaaacctcatctacctagcaaataatttaaccatttaaactatccacctatattaaacctcatctacctagtgtCGTGGAAAAAATCACTAACTTTTAATTATAACTTAGCACTCTGAACAAAAACCAGCGGAGAACGGTCTGAGATGAGAAGTGGCCGCTTGTGGCCTTTTATTCACAAGTCCTGCTGGGTACAGCTCTGAATGCACAGAGACTGTCGCCAGGCAGGAGTTGCGAATGATAGATGTCCTCTGCAGCGGAGACTCCACGACCCAGGCCTTGGGGAGAAGGTGTGCACGTTCTGAGGATTTTCCTCTTGGGGAAAAGTTTTTGTATGTGGTCAAAAACACCTCCTATTTTACTTATGGCCAACCCTGGCCCGGTGTCTGCCCCATACAAAATTGGCAGACCCTTTTTCATCCAATCAATGTATATTCAATAAATCATATAGGTGGATGAGCTGCCAcaaaaaattattaaataatccCCATTAGGCCTGTGTCACGTTCGCGCACGTGCATGACATCCTGCCCCAGCTtctgcctggccacctggctgcACATGAACTCTTCATGAACTTTACTACATATATCTCTCGGCTGCTGCCTGGCAACACATgacatcttcaaaaaaaaatctgccacactagcaaataatttaaccatttaaacgatccacctatttaactgatcagtcattccaactatattaaacctcatctacagCGGGGGCCCAAGAGCCATAATGGGTAAAAGGAccacctttgcaaccttattgttgcaaaacatatcaatggaactggttacagagaaagcatccagcaagcagtattgAGCCATTATCTCAAAAAAGACTTGGTGCagttgttacagagaaaatcataggtaatgcactccaccgccatggcctctatgccatggcctctatgcacgcagCTCATccgcatgactctattgctgaagaaaaacatgtcaaagctcgttgaaagtttgctacacaacatgtggacaatcctatgaaatactgagagaatgtattctggtcaggctttttggatgtcatactacacaccatatttggaggagaaatggcactgtgcatcaccctaaaaataccctaccaacagtgaggtttggaggtggtggcatcatggtatgggttgtttttcatctcatggtactagcagacttcatacagttgaaggaatgatgaattgagtcatttttttccaggagaaTCTTGaccatccaccaggatgatgaggatgagacatggctagaccttccagcaggacaatgatccaaaccattcagcaaaggaaactctcaattggtttcagagaaaggaaatcaaggccctgacttcttctaaacagttttggaagtaaactaaagatcaggattcacaagagggacccctggaatcttcagtattaaaggactatctgttgaaaagaatgggccaaaatcacaccagaATAGTGTAACTGgttagtttcgtcatacaggaaatgccttgaagctgtcattacgaataaaggcttttccacaaagtatttaagacatttcagcaggcgtgttcaatacttttttcctgtgtcattccactttattacacataactctacctatggactttaatgtttggatttttttttatatgggtggattatctgagttaatactagtgtctggtgaaaatttcatgcaagtagcctcattggaagtatacttactgaaaaaaatgttgacgtgttcaatacttattttcccctgTTCaataaccatttaaactatattTTAACTGTTCCATTCCAACTAtgtaaacctcatctacctcgcaaataatgtaaccatttaaactatccacctatttaactgttcagtcattccaactatattaaacctcatctacctagcaaataatttaaccatttaaactatccacctatttaactgttcagtcattctaactatattaaacctcatctacctagcaaccaatatagtttgtttttactctgtatgatattttacgtcatattttttgcattttcatgcactgtatttccttcaggaaatgcttttctagttttctCTAAATCCCTTCAACGTGTAGAAACCATAGATTTGGATTATTCTGGGGAGGTAcaatgtgtcagtgtatgttcTACAAAGGccattaataattaaaataattaactCATGGGGAGTCCTTTTTAGTTGGCCACACTAATGACTTTAGGCTATGTCACTGGGTCACACTATATACAATTATTTGCAATGACAGGGCTCTAACAAAAGCATATTAGGCATCAGTTATAAGAAATTGAAGGCCTATTCTTTTTATAAATTCCAGGCATATAACTTCATTGTTATTTTGATCTTAAACCTTAAGATTATACCTACTTATTTACTGGCAGAATGTTGTGCCAGGCCTATTGATTCATGTCCACAAATTCCTGATAAGGAACTTTCTT
It encodes:
- the sb:cb1058 gene encoding uncharacterized protein sb:cb1058 — its product is MTGNKSKKTNISSSPSFLDKASGFYGRLEETEVEQCDGATPETTQQQGMTTGVGMLEKSCEQNRMKKEPGVFDFNQGMMEDDGTTTLLRRKPSRWSRRSSRKAKADKSSSEKKNQKNNQSLGTDSNTTPECDPSSETQTEGLPAVQEPEPVIVHFHIREEADDHALLRGQNCETGVKGKMKAKENQRENNGEQIKVAKRSTLKLYRKAVDRAFRRGWETFVTSLYSVSLIPVTSTPASPSSGKAEKRHGSVLIDYR
- the b3gat3 gene encoding galactosylgalactosylxylosylprotein 3-beta-glucuronosyltransferase 3; its protein translation is MRLKLKLKTVFVLYFMVSLLGLVYALMQLGQRCDCTEHDIIKDRTISRLRGDLQKLQEEVKRSDTTKAPKKTHLPTIYVITPTYARLVQKAELMRLSQTFLHVPQLHWVVVEDADQPTALVRNLLAESGLTYTQLHILTPKDRKLQEGDPSWLKPRGAEQRNEGLRWLREMGSASRGQHGAAVENAVVYFADDDNTYSLKLFEEMRYTQGVSVWPVGLVGGMRFESPVVDGGKVIRFHTGWRPNRPFPIDMAGFAVSLHLVLTNPDAVFDGDAQMGFLESSFLQGIITMEELEPKADMCTKILVWHTRTEKPKMKREDALQKQGLGSDPNVEV